From Tripterygium wilfordii isolate XIE 37 chromosome 13, ASM1340144v1, whole genome shotgun sequence, the proteins below share one genomic window:
- the LOC120012535 gene encoding uncharacterized protein LOC120012535, giving the protein MSGQSSGGSQGGRGSQQGPRVCFRCGQAGHVRHQCTTSGPECFECGKIGHMRVDYPQRRRDTQQRYGVSSAASTPTTPRAPSVSSGGSVGRGRSQTKTQQQQSQIQPALTQGRVFALGHQTGSKHPNFVGGTFLVLNCLVRVLFDSGATASFITASLAKSIELEVSPIRRMFAVTSPFGYTTSLEGMVEGVVCRFGEIELTADLYVLNFKDFDVILGVD; this is encoded by the coding sequence ATGTCTGGACAGAGCAGTGGAGGGTCCCAGGGAGGTAGAGGATCACAGCAGGGACCGAGGGTTTGTTTTCGATGTGGACAGGCGGGTCATGTTAGGCACCAGTGCACTACTTCTGGACCTGAAtgttttgagtgtggcaagataGGCCATATGCGGGTAGATTATCCTCAGAGGAGGAGAGACACACAGCAGAGATATGGGGTTTCATCGGCTGCTTCCACACCTACTACCCCTCGTGCACCGTCCGTTTCCTCAGGTGGCTCTGTTGGAAGAGGACGATCACAGACCAAGACACAGCAACAGCAGTCACAGATTCAGCCTGCATTGACTCAGGGGAGAGTATTTGCCTTAGGGCACCAGACAGGGTCGAAGCATCCAAACTTCGTTGGAGGTACTTTTcttgttttaaattgtttagtGAGAGTATTGTTTGATTCTGGTGCGACTGCATCTTTCATTACTGCATCCTTGGCAAAGTCAATAGAATTAGAAGTGTCCCCAATAAGACGAATGTTTGCGGTGACTTCCCCATTTGGGTACACTACTTCACTTGAGGGGATGGTGGAAGGAGTGGTGTGTAGATTTGGTGAAATAGAATTGACGGCGGATTTATATGTCCTCAATTTTAAAGACTTTGATGTAATTTTGGGTGTAGACTAG